Below is a window of Chryseobacterium arthrosphaerae DNA.
ACGGCTACAGGAGGAATTACGTATAACTGGGTAGGTCTTACAGGAAACGGGAATACACAGGTTGTTACCCCTACAACCACAACAGAATATTCAGTATATGCATTGGGCGGAAACGGATGTAGCTCTGTGGATCCGGCTAAAGTTACTATTGAAGTAGTTCCGGCTATCGTTTCTACCTTAGAAGATGTATACGTTTGTGCCGGAGATAGCGGAACTCTTGATGCAGGCGCAGGACCAAAATATACTTATCTGTGGAGTACGGGAGCAACCACACAGACGATCACAACCAATCTGCCTGGAACGTATTCTGTAACCATCAGCAATGGAGTGTGCTCAAAAACTTTTACAGCGCAGCTGATTAATCCTGACCTGCCACAGTTCACCAATGTGGTTTATGATAACCATATTCTTACTGTTACAGCCAGTAACCCTACAGGCGGTACTTTGGAATATTCGATAGACGGCGGATTGACCTGGCAGCCATCTAATATATTTAGTGGGCTTTTGAACAATAATATGTATAATCTGATGGTGAGAGTGAAAAATGCAAAATGTGGTACTTCATTGAGCTTCTTTACATTCGTTATCAGCAATGCCATTACTCCTAATATGGATGGGATCAATGATACGATAGATTTCTCAGGGATCAGTGGTTATAAAGATTTTGCAGCTTCCATTTTCGACAGATACGGAGCAGAAGTATACAAAGCTTCAAAAGGAGATGTGGTATGGAGAGGATCCTTAAAAGGAATTAACCTTCCTACAGGTACTTACTGGTATAGGGTACAGTGGGAGAATCCGGCCAGCAAAAAGCTGGAGCAGCGATCAGGCTGGATCCTTTTGAAAAACAGAAATTAAATAATTAATAAAACCTATCATAAAAAATCTTTCAGCAATGAAAGATTTTTTGTTTTTATCCGTTAGAAGATTATAAATGGGTAAGATGGAAGAGAGGATCTCCGGAATTTTCGGGCAGTCACTTTATATTTGTTTTACCGTTTTATTCTTATTCCCACAGTTTCTCTAAAACTAATAACATTGATACAGAAAAGCATTGGCTATTCCGATACGTCGTTTTTATCAAATACGTAATGTTTTGAAACGAACGATGTTATTTATATTTTATAAATTGTCGTATTTTTTAATGAAGATTTGCTGTTATATGTTTGTATTTTTAGTTTTTTGTTATAAATAATATAAATATGTATGTGGTATATTTTAAAAAAAATTAAATTTGTTGAAACAAAAATATTATGAGAAGATATCTACCGCTTTGTTTATTTTTTACAGTCGTCTCGACTTTTTTATTTTCACAAAATCAACCGGTACAATCCAGAAAATCAGTAAAAGAACTCCCTTCTGTACAGTCTAAAAAAGCAGGATCTTTTATTGATGTAAATTCTCCGGCTTATATAGAAACAACTTATACCATAGAGAAGATGGTAAAAGATGTATTGATCTCTTCAGGAACCAATACCTGCCTTACCCCGAATGTAAAGAATGTAAAGATCACGCCTAATCACGCTCCGGATAATGCCAACAGGGCATGGGGATATTTTCATAAGGCTTCTACCAATTTCCCTTTTAAAGACGGGCTTTTACTTTCTACAGGGCTTGCAAGAAAAGCAGGAAATGCTTTTGAAAGTAATACGCTTAGTGATCCTAACGGCGGAGGATCTGATAATGATCTGGCACAGGCTACCGGAGTGTCAGCAGCCTCTTTAAGAGATGCTGTACTGTTGGAATTTGATTTTGTACCTACAACTTCTCAGATTAAATTCAATTATATATTGGCTTCTGAAGAATATTACGAAGGATATCCTTGTGAATATGCGGATGCATTTGCCATCTTACTAAGACCTACCGCAGGAGGACCTTATATCAATATGGCTGTTCTTCCTAATGGAGCAGGGCCGGTAAGTGTTACCAATATTCACCCGGCGATTACTGTTTATCCGGTGTGTGGAGCAGTTAATGAGCAGTATTTTGCAGGATATAATACAACTAATATTGAAACGAACTTTAACGGTAGAACAGTTCCGCTTACTGCTACGGCAACCGTAGTGGCAGGACAGGAGTATCATTTTAAAATGGTGATTTCCGATTTTAGAGATAGCAGTTATGATTCAGCAGTATTTCTGGAAGGAGGTTCTTTCAACATCGGGGTAGATCTTTTAGATCCTTCCGGTACAAAACTGCCTTCCGATATCAATGTATGTGACAATACACCTCAGGTAATTACAGCCTCAGTGAATGACCCTAACCTGGTATATCAGTGGTTCCATAACGGAGCACCGATTCCGAATGCCACCACCAATAGCATTACGGCAGTACAGCCAGGTACCTATACCATTGAAGTAAGTGTGCCGGGGAACCCTTGTCCGGGTAAAGCGTCAATAGAGATTCACGGTGGAACTACACCCCAGGCTCAGGATGCAACATTGCTGCTGTGTACAACCCCTGATATTACCACATTTGATTTAAGTACCGTGAAACCGGATATCAGTCCGACGCCAGGGGCAATCTTTAAATTCTATGTGAATCAGGCTGATGCTGTTGCGCAGAATAATAATTATATCCAGAATATACTCAACTATAACGGTAATGACGGTCAGATCCTGTATGTAGTAGTCTCCAATGGCAGCTTCTGCAGTAAAATGGTTGAATTGAAGTTGCTGAAGGAAACAACACCTACTGCAAAGGTAAAATCTTCCAGAATAAAAATATGTCCGGGAGAATCAGTGACATTAACCGCAGAAGGTGGTGATACTTACCAATGGAGCAACTTTATGGGAACCGGAAATATGCAGACGGTAACACTATACCAGACCACTACATTTACCGTATATGCGGTGGGACAGAAAGGATGCAGATCTCTGAACCCTGCAACCATAAGAATAGAAGTAACCCCTGAACTCACCTCCCCATTAAAAGATGTTGAAATGTGTATGGGAGATGTGGTTACATTAGATGCCGGAGCAGGGCCTAACTTTAAATATCTTTGGAGTACAGGAGCAACTACACAGAAAATAGATGTAGACCAGTGGGGCGTTTACAGTGTAGAAATTGATAACGGAACCTGTAAGAAAACATTTGAAGCTAAAGTAATAGGTGCAGCAAAGCCGTTCGTTACTGCATTGAGTTATGAAAGTATTAAAAAAACAGTTACCGTTACTGCAGAAAACCCTGCAATGAATAATTTGCCAAGCAGTTTAGAATATTCTATCGATAACGGAATTTCATGGCAGGAATCTAATGTATTTACCAGCCTTTTGGATAATACCAAATATACGGTCCTGGTAAGAAGAGTAGGTACCCATTGCGTAGGAAGTCTTGAATTCTTTACCCTGCAGATCAATAATATCATTACACCGAATGAAGACGGAATCAATGATGTGCTGGACCTTAAAGCTCTTGGGGAATTCAACAACTTTACAGGGTCGGTATATGACAGATATGGAGTTGAAATGTTCAGATTCTCAAAAGAAACCCCGGTTTGGGACGGAACAGTAGGAGGTAAGAGACTCCCAACAGCTACCTATTGGTACAAATTCAATTTTGAATATCCGAGATCGAAAGCTCAGATGAACTGGTCAGGATGGATTATGCTGAAAAACAGAGATTAATTGATAATGTAATATAATTAAGAAAGCCTTTCAAATACGTTTGAAAGGCTTTCTGATTTTTTATCTGTATAAGATATTGTCTTACTGATTATCTTTCCAAAGGTTGGCAAAAAGAATGAAATCTGCGACACTCAGCTCTTCAGCTCTTTTATCCAGGAACTCGTGTCCTTTCAAAGCTTCAGGAATGTTTAAGGTTTTCAGCGCATTGGACAGCTTTTTCCGTCTTTGGTTGAATCCTGTTTTTACGATCTGCTTAAAAAGCACTTCGTTCCCGGCCAGGCCTTCTTTAGGATTTCTGGTAAGCCTGATCACTCCTGATTTTACTTTTGGCGGCGGATTGAAAACGTTCTCATGTACTGTAAACATATAGGATACGTCATAATAAGCCTGGATCAGTACAGAAAGTATACCGTAATCTTTAGTTCTCGGTACGGCAGCCGTTCTTTCTGCAACCTCTTTCTGGAACATTCCTACCATTTCAGGAATCAGCTCGTAGTGATCCACAATCTGGAATAATATCTGTGAAGAAATATTATAAGGGAAATTACCGATAATGGCTATCTGCTCATCTTTGATGAAATTAAAATCCTGTTTCAGAAAGTCACCTACAAAAGTATTTTCCGTAACCTTAGGATAATTGTTTTTCAGATATTCGATAGATTCCGTATCGATTTCGGCAAGGTAAATGGTCTGGTCTTTTTCAAGAAGATATTTGGTAAGCACGCCCATTCCGGGACCTACTTCCATGATGTTATTATAGTTCTCAAAACTAAGACCTTCTACGATTTTTCTTGCGATATTTTCATCGGTCAGGAAGTGCTGCCCCAGATGTTTTTTTGCTTTTACACTCAAAGTTTTTTATGATTTTATTAACAATGATTTTCTTTATTTCGTCCCAAATTTCGGAAGTTTTTTTCTATTTTAGCCAAAAATTTTAATATTAATGGCTAAATCTGTAGATGAGTTTAATAAGAAAAGGCTTCGGTCCAGCAATATTACTGTAGTGATAAGTATTGCCTTAGTGCTGTTTTTGTTGGGATTAATGGGGCTTATTTTAATTAATGCCCAAAAGTATTCTGACTATATCAAAGAACAATTGGTAGTGAATGCCTACTTTGATGAAAATTATGACGCAAAAGACTCTGTAAAAATTGCGAAACTGGAGGATGAAACTTTTAAAAAGGTACAGACGTTAGCTCCTGTAAAAAAGGCAACTTATATCTCCAGAGCTATGGCAGCGAAGGAAGCTAAAAAAAGTATGGGGATAGACAGTGATGCTTTATTTGAAGAGAATATTTTCCCTTCATCTATTGAAGTTGCTTTAAAACCGGAATATGTAGATCCTGCAAAAATTGATGAAGCGATCAAAGTGATCAAATCTGTTCCCGGGATCATAGATGTGAAAAACGACAGTACTTTGATGGTAGATGTTTACAATAACCTGAGCAGAATCTTAAAATGGATCTTAGGATTTTCAATACTGTTTTTGGTATTGGCTGTGGTACTGATCAACAATTCAATCCGTCTGAAAATATTTTCGAAGAGATTTATTATTAAAACCATGCAGCTGGTAGGGGCGAAGAGAAGATTTATCCTTAAACCTTTTATCATAGAAGCTGTTATCCTGGGAGCTATTGGTTCCGTAATTGGTCTTCTTGCTCTGGGAGGTGTTTGGTATTACTTTACAAGTCAGATCGGTTCTGCTTTCGTACAGGATAACAACCAGTATTTCTGGTTAGTGATTCTGGTACTTGGTGTAGGGATTTTCATTTCTGTCTTAAGTACTATTTTCGCTACCTGGAGATTCTTAAAATCAAACGTTGACGACTTATATTACTCTTAATAATGAGCAAAAAAACAAATAAACTTTCCGCTTCAGATTTCGGAAATGAAGCAGAAGTGCCACAGGAAAACTCTTTCTATTTCGGACAGCAGAACTTCAAATGGATGCTGATCGGATTAGCATTTATTATTGTCGGTTTTCTATTGATGATGGGACCTGATGCCAATACGGTAGACGGTAAATTTGACCCCAATGCATGGAACGACGATATCTTCTCTATCAGAAGGATCAGAATAGCACCGCTTTTTGTCGTAATAGGATTTGCAATAGAAGTGTACGCTATTTTAAAAAGAAAATAAATAGATTTTTATATTTAGAGATTAAGAGATTACGAATTTCAGAGCATTCTGAATTTCCGGATTTCTTAATCTTTTAATTTTTTGAAAGAATATGGATTTAATTAAAGCAATTATTATTGCCATTGTAGAGGGATTAACAGAGTATCTTCCGATTTCTTCAACTGCACACATGGGATTTACCGCCAATCTGATGGGGCTTGAAGAAACAGAGTTTTTAAAAATGTTTCAGGTATCGATTCAGTTTGGAGCAATCCTTTCTGTTGTAGTAGCATACTGGAAAAAGTTTTTTGATTTAAACAATATTCAGTTCTATTTTAAGCTGGCTTTTGCTGTAGTTCCGGCACTGGTCCTGGGCTATCTGTTCGATGATAAAATTGAAGCCGTACTTGGAAATCAGATTGCAATTTCTTCAGTATTGGTTTTGGGAGGTGTTGTTTTACTGTTTGCTGATAAGTGGTTTAAAAATCCTAAAATTGATGACGAAAAGGGAATTACCGTAAGAAATGCTGTTACCATCGGTTTCTGGCAGTGTCTGGCGATGATGCCGGGAACGAGCCGTAGTGCTGCTTCCATCATTGGAGGGATGGCACAGGGGTTAACGAGGAAGGCTGCTGCTGAATTCTCTTTCTTTCTTGCTGTACCTACCATGCTTGCAGTAACCGTATACTCCGTTTTTGTGAAAACATGGGGTAAAGAAACTGCCAATCCACAGAAAGGATATGAAATGATCATGGCTTCACAGGACCACATTATGATTTTCGTGGTAGGAAATGTTGTGGCATTTATTGTAGCATTAATAGCGATTAAAGCATTCATTGGAGTGCTTAATAAATACGGTTTCAAACCATGGGGATGGTATCGTATTTTTGTAGGTGTTGCTTTGCTGATCTATTTCTATTTCTTTAAATAAATATATTCACATATCCATTCATGACAGCTGAAGAACTGAAATCGGGATACATTTTTTTATTGGACAAGCCTTTGGACTGGACTTCTTTTCAGGCTGTCAATAAAATGAAATATAAACTTAAAAGGGAATTTGACCTTCCTAAAAAATTTAAAATAGGACATGCAGGAACCTTAGATCCCAGGGCTACAGGGCTTCTTATTGTATGTTGCGGAAAATTTACAAAAAAGATTCCTGAGATCCAGGATGCTCCGAAAGAATACTGGACAGAGATCAAAATAGGAGTGCAGACGGAGTCTTATGACACGGAAAAACCGGAAATACTTCACCAGGATATCACTCATATTTCTGAGGAACAGGTGAATGAAACTCTGGAAAAATTTGTAGGAGAGATCGAACAGAAACCACCAGTGTATTCTGCTATTAAAATTGATGGTGAAAGAGCTTATAACCTGGCGAGAGCCGGAGAGGAAGTAGAAATGAAATCGAGAAAGACCACCATTCATTATATAAAGGATATTACAGTAAATTTTCCTTTGATAAGCTTTACGGTAGGCTGCTCCAAAGGAACTTACATCAGAAGTCTTGCTCACGATATCGGGCAGGAACTCGGAGTGGGGGCGTATCTGACCCAGTTAAGGCGTACAAAAATCGGGGATTATGCTATTGAAAATGCCACAGACCAGTTTTTAAATAATGATTTCCGTTTTGAGAGCTTATGAAAATAAAATTATCTCTTTTCTTATTGGGTTTTGCTTTTTGTAAAGCTTTTTCTCAGGATGCTGAGACGAAAAAACCTAAAATGGATTTTTATGTTAACCCATCCCTTAACGTAGGGTTTAATATTAATAATAAAAATCAGAGTAACAATTCGCAGTATATCGAGAAAAAATCCGTATTAGGCAATATGACCTATGGTATTACAGCCATCGGAGGTTACAATTTTCTTCCTAACTTTGCCATAGGAACCGGCTTGAAGTATAGCTTTATACAGGACAATTATCATTTGCTGTATTGGGTGATCCAGCCGAAGTTTATTTTTTCTCCGGGAGACCGTCCTTTTTATATAGACATTAACTATGGTAAGCAGCTGAATCATTCTGCTGTTTCAAAAACAGAATTTTGGGGAGCAAGACTCGGAATGCAGGTTTCCTATTCAAAAAGGCTGAGCCAGGAAGGAGGAATTGTTCTTGAATCACATAAACTGAAAGAAGGAGTGGATGGCTTTTTCATCGGGCTAAGCTATGGAATCTCTGTTTTCAGCAATAAAAATTATACCGGTTACGGTGAAGACTAATGGAAAAAACACGTATCAATAAATATTTATCAGAAGTAGGATACTGCTCAAGAAGGGCAGCAGATAAACTGTTAGAAGAAGGCAGAATAAAAATCAACGGTAAAATTCCTGAACTGGGCACAAAAGTTTCTGATGAAGATCTTGTAGAAGTAGACGGAAAACCTGTAAGAGAACCTCAGGAAAACCCTGTTTATATTGTTTTCAACAAACCGGTAGGAATTGTCTGTACCACAGATACGAAGCGTGAAAAAAACAATATCATTGACTATATCAACCACCCGAAAAGGATTTTCCCCATCGGAAGACTGGATAAACCCAGTGAAGGCCTTATCCTGCTCACAAGTGACGGAGATATCGTCAATAAAATCCTGAGAGCAAGAAACAATCACGAAAAAGAATATCTGGTAAGGGTAGATAAACCCATTACTCCAAGATTTCTTGAAAAAATGAGAAACGGGGTACCAATTCTGGATACGGTAACCAAAAAATGTGAAGTAGAGAAGATTGATGAAATGAACTTCAGGATCATCCTTACGCAGGGACTCAACAGGCAGATCCGAAGAATGTGCGAATACCTTGGATATGAAGTGAAAAAGCTGAAGAGAATCCGTATTATGAATATTAAACTGGACCTTCCGATCGGAAAATGGAGAGATATGACGGATGAAGAGCTTTCAACACTTAATGCATTACTCGAAGGTTCAAGTAAGACAGTCGATTAAAAGAAGACAAAATAAAATATAAAGGCAGAGAATAGGTTTCTCTGCTTTTTTATTGTTCTTATAATGGCTATTCATCAGCAGATTTACAGTTTATAAAATTCAGTTTTATATAATTTTCACACCTTGGTGTAATATATTGTGGCTTTCTGTTTTATGTATTATATTTATTGTAATTAAATAATAACTGAAAATTTTACACCATGAAAACAAAATTTAAACCATTTATTCTGCTTATTGCTGCTTTTGCAATACTTACTGATTGTCAGAGCGAAAGTGAGAATCATACAAAAGACCACAATACTTCTTTTTTTATTGACTACAGAAGCCTGAACGGAGCACCGGACGGAATGGCTGTCATCGACCTTGATCCTGACTCACCAAGATTTGGCAGCATTATCAGCAAACTTGAATTGGGAGTCGGAGTTTTGCCGCACCATATTTATTATAATAAAGATGCAAAAAAGCTTTACACAACTGCTTTAGGAGGGAAATACCTCTATCAGATAAAAGCAGAGGAAGACCAGAATGGTATGCCGAAACTGATCAGTGCCACTGCTGTTGATACGGGTGAAAATACAGTGGGCGAAAATTTATTTTTTACCAATGACGGACGTTTTTTTATGACCTTTATGGGAGGGGCAGGAGGCCTGAAAGATGGCAGTGTAGGGGTGTTTAACGCCAATAATAATCAGCTTATCAAAACGATCAAAGGATCGATAGAAACCAATCCGAATAAATTTATTATGTATCCGCACGGTATTTCCGTAAATGAGGAAAAAGGACTCATGATGGTTACCTCAACGATTCATCCGGATCTTACCAGCGGCATGGGGAATACCTGCACCCTCATAGATCTGAATACCTATGAACTAAAAGAAACCTATCAGGTAGCAGACTCCCCGGCAGATTTATCAAGTCCTGTGGAAGTCCTGTTGCTGCGTGGGAAGTTTCCGCAGTTTGCCCTTGCTACGACAATGCTTGGAGGTGATATCTGGATTGCACCCTATAATACGGCCACTAAAAAATACGATGCTTTCAGCAAAGTTTTTGACGGAAGTACCCAAGGGCTGGGATGGGCTCTCGAAATGTATATTGATGATAACAGCAAGCTTTACGTAAGTTTTGCAGATCCGGGTAAAGTGCTTGTCTTTGATATCAGTAATCTTCCTCAGTTGAAACTTTTAAAAACATTTACCGCAGATAAAGGAGCCCATCATATGGCATTCTTTAAAACCAGATCCGGAAAAGAAGTAGTCGCTGTACAAAACAATCTGTTAAACCTTCCTAATCTCAACTCCGGAACGATAAGTGTCATTGAAATTCAGACAGGAAAAACCTTAGGGACAGTAGATTTACGGGCAAAATATGGAATACTTCCGGAATCTATTGAAGGAACCAATGGTCCCAGCAGCTATATGCACCACTAAAAATAAAGTTTAGAATATAAGAACATCCCAAAATAGAATCTGCTGTTCCGGGATGTTTTTGTGTTTATTTAAATGCTTTTTGTAGCAGAAAGCACACATTAAATCTGGATTTATTTCACATACCACCTCATCCTTGTCTCATATTCCGGCTTGAGTTTTAAAAATTTCCAGATTTTCCTGTCGTCAGGATTACTGATCCGGTAGTAGATGATTTTATCCGCCGAATATTTAAAATAAGGATGATTTTTAAGCCATTCTTCAGGAGCCTCTGTCAAACTGTATTTGGGAACACCTGAGGCGTCCAGTGGAGCAATGCTGATCAGCTTTTGCACCAGCTCTTTATCAATATTGTAGGTATCCATAATCTGTTGCTTGTAGACAAAGCCACCGAGCTTTTTCCGGAATCCGATGATAGATCCGGCGCTTTTTTCATCCAGACCAAATTCCAGCAGCTGTCTGAAAGTGATCGTATTGAGATCTGTCTTTGAAAAATCTGTCTTTTCCTGTTTAAGCTCCTGTTTCCTGTCAGCAGCAGGATTTATTTTGATGTAAGGTTTCAGTTCCTGGAATTTCTCAGTAGAAATAACGAAACATTTTTGAAGATCTTCCGGGCTTTTAAAACTTCCCTTTAAATTTCTGTCCCGGTAATTGACAATAGTAACTGCCTGTTTTTCAGAAAATCCAAGGGCTTTCCAGCCTTCGGTATCCAATAGATTGGGATCAAAATAAGTGTATCGGATCTTTTCTTTAAACGAAGTATTTCTGATTGAATTCCTGAACTCTGCGGGGGTATTGACCGGTAGAAGCAGATAGGGTTCAAGCTTACTGTAATGCTCAGAAGAAATAATAAAGCACTCTTTAAACTTTTCTTTGCTCACAAAACTTCCCCCCAGGTATTTTTTATATTTTAAAATTGCTTCAGCCTGTTTCTCACTGAAGCCCATTTTCACCCAATCCTGTTCAGAATAAAGATCCGGATTAAATTTTCCGGTTACCGAAATACTTCTTTTTTCAAAACTTTTAAAAGCCCGGGCCGGATTATTCCCCGTATTTTCAGGAAGTAAGATAAAAGGGGCCAATATTGCAAATTTCTCTTCAGAAATTGCATAACACTTTTTCAGCTGTTCTTTTGAAACAAACTTGCCGCCTACTATGTCTTTATATTTAAGAATAGTGGATACCTGTTTTTCAGAGAACCCCAGCTTCTGCCATTGCTCGTGATTCAAAGTATTGGGATCGAATGCTGACAAATTTTCAGAGACGGGAGCCGCCACAATAAATTTAACATCAGGAAAAGGCTCTTTATTTCTGCTGGTATAGCTTTGATAAATTAAGAGGCCACTAAGAAGCAGCACCATGCAGGCCAGTTTACGGTAATAATTTTTTCTCATCATAGAGTAAACATATGGATAAAACCAATATGCCACAATGATGAGGGTTGAAATGGTTAAGTTTGAAATATAGATTAAGTATATTTGTTTCCAAAATATACTTATAGCATCTTAATATAGAATTATTTAAAGATATAAAGCACCCAAATGACGATATCCAGTTATTCTTCTTTATCTCCCAGAGACTCTTTAAGTTTTAAAAGTTCTGCCTTTACAAATTCAAGACGGTCGATAATGGTAATGGTTTCTGAAATCTTACTGTTGGTGGTCAGGGCAACGCGGGCTCCATCAAGGGTATAGCCTTTCTCTTTCACCAGGTGATAGATCATCTGCAGGTTCTTGATATCTTCAGGAGTGAAATACCGGTTTCCTTTTTTATTCTTTTTAGGCTTAATGATCGGAAATTCCTGTTCCCAATAACGTATTAATGAAGTGTTTACGTCAAATGCTTTAGCGACTTCTCCTATTGAATAGTATAATTTATCAGGTAAATTTATTTTCATTTTACGGCTCCTAAACTTCAAAGATAAAATTTTTTAAAATCTGAACCAAATATATCTTTAAAACTGCGGTATGACTTTTGTTTGAGAGCCTACCGGGGTTCTGTTCAGAAATATCTGAAAAATATAAAAATGAATATTTTTTTTAATAACTTGGTGAACCTCAAAACACTATAATGATATGAAACAGTACTTCTTAATTTTATTATTGATGATTCCTTTTTCCGGATTTTCACAGTGGACAAAAACGGAGCTTGGATCTAAAAAGGTGAAACAATCCCAGGAGAAACTGGAATTTGCAGCACTTTATACGCTGGATGCCGACCAATTCAGACAGAGTTTAAAGAATGCACCTTTGCGTTTTTCCAAAGAAAAGGGAATAACCATCTTACTTCCTGTTGCAAGTGGAAAAACAGAGCACTTTCAGGTATGGGAATCTTCAAATATGGCTCCCGAACTGCAGGCTAAATATCCGGACATCAGATCATATGTTGGAACGGGGATTGAAGATCCAACCGCTTATCTGACGTTTAGCATGTCCCCGACAGGATTTTCTTCCATGATCACCCGCTCCGGAATTTCAGAATTTATTGAGCCTTATACGGAAGACCGCACCATCTATGCTGTATTTGATTCCAATGCGAGACGGGGACAGGATAAAGTACCTTTTGAA
It encodes the following:
- a CDS encoding choice-of-anchor L domain-containing protein, translated to MRRYLPLCLFFTVVSTFLFSQNQPVQSRKSVKELPSVQSKKAGSFIDVNSPAYIETTYTIEKMVKDVLISSGTNTCLTPNVKNVKITPNHAPDNANRAWGYFHKASTNFPFKDGLLLSTGLARKAGNAFESNTLSDPNGGGSDNDLAQATGVSAASLRDAVLLEFDFVPTTSQIKFNYILASEEYYEGYPCEYADAFAILLRPTAGGPYINMAVLPNGAGPVSVTNIHPAITVYPVCGAVNEQYFAGYNTTNIETNFNGRTVPLTATATVVAGQEYHFKMVISDFRDSSYDSAVFLEGGSFNIGVDLLDPSGTKLPSDINVCDNTPQVITASVNDPNLVYQWFHNGAPIPNATTNSITAVQPGTYTIEVSVPGNPCPGKASIEIHGGTTPQAQDATLLLCTTPDITTFDLSTVKPDISPTPGAIFKFYVNQADAVAQNNNYIQNILNYNGNDGQILYVVVSNGSFCSKMVELKLLKETTPTAKVKSSRIKICPGESVTLTAEGGDTYQWSNFMGTGNMQTVTLYQTTTFTVYAVGQKGCRSLNPATIRIEVTPELTSPLKDVEMCMGDVVTLDAGAGPNFKYLWSTGATTQKIDVDQWGVYSVEIDNGTCKKTFEAKVIGAAKPFVTALSYESIKKTVTVTAENPAMNNLPSSLEYSIDNGISWQESNVFTSLLDNTKYTVLVRRVGTHCVGSLEFFTLQINNIITPNEDGINDVLDLKALGEFNNFTGSVYDRYGVEMFRFSKETPVWDGTVGGKRLPTATYWYKFNFEYPRSKAQMNWSGWIMLKNRD
- the rsmA gene encoding 16S rRNA (adenine(1518)-N(6)/adenine(1519)-N(6))-dimethyltransferase RsmA, which produces MSVKAKKHLGQHFLTDENIARKIVEGLSFENYNNIMEVGPGMGVLTKYLLEKDQTIYLAEIDTESIEYLKNNYPKVTENTFVGDFLKQDFNFIKDEQIAIIGNFPYNISSQILFQIVDHYELIPEMVGMFQKEVAERTAAVPRTKDYGILSVLIQAYYDVSYMFTVHENVFNPPPKVKSGVIRLTRNPKEGLAGNEVLFKQIVKTGFNQRRKKLSNALKTLNIPEALKGHEFLDKRAEELSVADFILFANLWKDNQ
- a CDS encoding cell division protein FtsX, with translation MAKSVDEFNKKRLRSSNITVVISIALVLFLLGLMGLILINAQKYSDYIKEQLVVNAYFDENYDAKDSVKIAKLEDETFKKVQTLAPVKKATYISRAMAAKEAKKSMGIDSDALFEENIFPSSIEVALKPEYVDPAKIDEAIKVIKSVPGIIDVKNDSTLMVDVYNNLSRILKWILGFSILFLVLAVVLINNSIRLKIFSKRFIIKTMQLVGAKRRFILKPFIIEAVILGAIGSVIGLLALGGVWYYFTSQIGSAFVQDNNQYFWLVILVLGVGIFISVLSTIFATWRFLKSNVDDLYYS
- a CDS encoding DUF3098 domain-containing protein, whose translation is MSKKTNKLSASDFGNEAEVPQENSFYFGQQNFKWMLIGLAFIIVGFLLMMGPDANTVDGKFDPNAWNDDIFSIRRIRIAPLFVVIGFAIEVYAILKRK
- a CDS encoding undecaprenyl-diphosphate phosphatase, producing the protein MDLIKAIIIAIVEGLTEYLPISSTAHMGFTANLMGLEETEFLKMFQVSIQFGAILSVVVAYWKKFFDLNNIQFYFKLAFAVVPALVLGYLFDDKIEAVLGNQIAISSVLVLGGVVLLFADKWFKNPKIDDEKGITVRNAVTIGFWQCLAMMPGTSRSAASIIGGMAQGLTRKAAAEFSFFLAVPTMLAVTVYSVFVKTWGKETANPQKGYEMIMASQDHIMIFVVGNVVAFIVALIAIKAFIGVLNKYGFKPWGWYRIFVGVALLIYFYFFK
- the truB gene encoding tRNA pseudouridine(55) synthase TruB, producing the protein MTAEELKSGYIFLLDKPLDWTSFQAVNKMKYKLKREFDLPKKFKIGHAGTLDPRATGLLIVCCGKFTKKIPEIQDAPKEYWTEIKIGVQTESYDTEKPEILHQDITHISEEQVNETLEKFVGEIEQKPPVYSAIKIDGERAYNLARAGEEVEMKSRKTTIHYIKDITVNFPLISFTVGCSKGTYIRSLAHDIGQELGVGAYLTQLRRTKIGDYAIENATDQFLNNDFRFESL
- the rluF gene encoding 23S rRNA pseudouridine(2604) synthase RluF codes for the protein MEKTRINKYLSEVGYCSRRAADKLLEEGRIKINGKIPELGTKVSDEDLVEVDGKPVREPQENPVYIVFNKPVGIVCTTDTKREKNNIIDYINHPKRIFPIGRLDKPSEGLILLTSDGDIVNKILRARNNHEKEYLVRVDKPITPRFLEKMRNGVPILDTVTKKCEVEKIDEMNFRIILTQGLNRQIRRMCEYLGYEVKKLKRIRIMNIKLDLPIGKWRDMTDEELSTLNALLEGSSKTVD
- a CDS encoding YncE family protein, whose amino-acid sequence is MKTKFKPFILLIAAFAILTDCQSESENHTKDHNTSFFIDYRSLNGAPDGMAVIDLDPDSPRFGSIISKLELGVGVLPHHIYYNKDAKKLYTTALGGKYLYQIKAEEDQNGMPKLISATAVDTGENTVGENLFFTNDGRFFMTFMGGAGGLKDGSVGVFNANNNQLIKTIKGSIETNPNKFIMYPHGISVNEEKGLMMVTSTIHPDLTSGMGNTCTLIDLNTYELKETYQVADSPADLSSPVEVLLLRGKFPQFALATTMLGGDIWIAPYNTATKKYDAFSKVFDGSTQGLGWALEMYIDDNSKLYVSFADPGKVLVFDISNLPQLKLLKTFTADKGAHHMAFFKTRSGKEVVAVQNNLLNLPNLNSGTISVIEIQTGKTLGTVDLRAKYGILPESIEGTNGPSSYMHH